In Halichondria panicea chromosome 9, odHalPani1.1, whole genome shotgun sequence, a genomic segment contains:
- the LOC135341272 gene encoding uncharacterized protein LOC135341272 encodes MYMYVGTMEKKNNSAEAAPSQAIGHSGLEEDDPQPKAQGISHEKVIFDSGEDSFSKAMKLSPGSELHAVVAEFVVSQDSSIQSQSAVQPIDRPPNLSQHFCPPEGQLGNAEFGVFTNEGGTLYSALHGVTVIIPPNAIPEAFSPFSLSMHFYLQQPFTLMDDADPCSVIVWLHQDPHFHFLEEVTVKISHAAVVDNFLCVLTWGKAKQLNLNTKVPAEFSGGYHAVIKVKNFCPKVTTRKRKREQSGSKDSKKVKLESTAGEDESGFKYSIACSMPSDQSTGDWKVQFAACQSNPTGILLLRQLPKKQIGKNYSQADDVEIRGGFFKTFPDTWSDSNWAVRPALISEEQILRVPKHKAGQSLLYPPTLCFEVSHLSENDHSKLRQWIVAQGAVVVDGNTPSLFISSTPPSIMKGEKVLFTTPYLYGVDSDIIRVLTHQGQDVILDTLTSEHLKFLADISLQLSDTQQLCEALNIRPNDKDLDPFTILGNWVASQGRAASLIRLKEQLKTIDIIDIAVCENKDSSDLLSPHLEDCSILDIFMMKDRSAPSYKALLNLSRKLEHCWKNVGRLLGISPNELDNIALRSKSHNIIDPPSYQLIDNWQRREGRGATFGALFKAIHRMFDHQLELVNDAHLFCVRFVNNYLPIPALESN; translated from the exons atgtacatgtacgtaggtaCAATGGAGAAAAAGAATAATTCTGCTGAAGCTGCTCCCAGTCAAGCTATTGGACACTCAGGTTTAGAGGAGGATGATCCCCAGCCCAAGGCTCAAGGCATTTCACACGAAAAAGTTATTTTTGACAGTGGAGAAGACTCATTCAGTAAAGCAATGAAACTCTCACCTGGCTCAGAACTACACGCTGTAGTTGCTGAGTTTGTGGTTTCTCAAGACAGCAGTATTCAAAGTCAATCAGCAGTACAACCAATAGATAGACCACCCAACCTATCACAACATTTTTGCCCACCAGAAGGACAACTGGGAAATGCTGAGTTTGGCGTATTCACAAATGAAGGGGGGACCCTCTACTCTGCACTGCACGGTGTCACTGTGATCATCCCCCCCAATGCCATCCCAGAAGCCTTCTCCCCATTTTCTCTCTCCATGCACTTTTATCTGCAACAACCGTTCACTCTAATGGATGATGCAGACCCTTGCTCTGTGATAGTGTGGTTACATCAAGATCCTCACTTTCATTTTCTCGAGGAGGTCACTGTCAAGATTTCCCATGCCGCCGTAGTTGATAACTTCCTCTGTGTATTGACTTGGGGTAAAGCCAAACAGCTGAATCTCAACACCAAAGTCCCAGCTGAATTCAGCGGTGGATACCATGCTGTTATCAAAGTCAAGAATTTTTGTCCAAAAGTCACTACAAGGAAAAGGAAACGAGAACAAAGTGGAAGTAAGGATTCAAAAAAAGTGAAGTTGGAGTCTACGGCCGGGGAAGATGAGTCTGGTTTCAAGTACAGCATAGCCTGCAGCATGCCCTCTGATCAATCAACGGGAGACTGGAAGGTGCAGTTTGCAGCTTGTCAAAGCAACCCCACAGGGATCTTG TTGTTGAGGCAGTTGCCAAAGAAGCAAATTGGTAAAAATTACTCTCAGGCGGATGATGTTGAAATCAGAGGAGGCTTCTTTAAGACATTTCCAGACACTTGGAGTGATAGCAATTGGGCTGTGAGGCCGGCGTTG ATATCTGAGGAGCAGATACTGCGTGTTCCAAAACATAAGGCGGGACAGTCCTTACTCTACCCTCCCACTCTGTGCTTTGAGGTATCCCACTTGAGTGAGAATGACCATTCCAAGCTGAGGCAATGGATAGTTGCGCAAGGAGCAGTCGTTGTTGATGGCAATACACCCTCCTTATTTATTTCATCCACCCCACCATCTATAATGAAAG GTGAGAAGGTCCTCTTCACCACCCCCTATCTCTATGGTGTTGATAGTGACATCATCAGAGTCCTTACTCACCAAGGCCAGGACGTTATTCTCGATACTCTAACGTCTGAGCACCTCAAGTTCCTCGCAGACATCAGTCTACAGTTATCCGACACTCAACAGCTGTGCGAAGCATTGAACATCAGACCTAACGACAAAGATTTAGATCCCTTCACAATTCTTGGCAACTGGGTGGCCAGTCAAGGCAGAGCCGCTAGCTTGATACGACTCAAGGAGCAACTCAAGACTATAGACATTATCGACATTGCTGTGTGTGAAAACAAAGACTCGAGTGACCTGCTCAGTCCACATCTAGAAGATTGTTCGATTCTGGACATTTTCATGATGAAAGATAGATCGGCACCAAGTTATAAAGCCCTGCTGAATCTGTCTAGAAAGTTGGAACACTGCTGGAAGAATGTTGGTCGTCTACTAGGAATCTCACCCAACGAGTTAGACAATATTGCTCTACGCTCGAAATCGCATAATATTATCGATCCACCGTCGTACCAACTGATTGACAATTGGCAGAggagagaggggaggggagcTACCTTCGGGGCACTCTTCAAGGCCATTCATCGAATGTTTGACCATCAACTAGAGTTGGTCAATGATGCTCATCTCTTCTGTGTACGttttgttaataattatttacccaTCCCTGCACTAGAGTCTAATTAG